One part of the Lotus japonicus ecotype B-129 chromosome 2, LjGifu_v1.2 genome encodes these proteins:
- the LOC130736565 gene encoding uncharacterized protein LOC130736565, translated as MVISVASDAVKCRMFPATFKGTVMAWFITLPRGSITNFRDFSSKFLVQFSTSKTKQVTIDDLYNVRQSEGETLKQYVKRFSAASVKIEESEPHTCARAFKNGLQPWKLNRKLSRKPARSMAKIRTRANTYILDEKYDAFKRRRAKKEKDGEPGDASPEEKRNKEMGEGSRKRDRKVRTGEKIAKEPLYPKRENFERRRPWHQADPRRREESGKSLNGHLTELVRDVKTTHAVEEGEKEADPPRVALDKTKWCAYHRSAGHDTTREIALP; from the coding sequence ATGGTGATTAGTGTCGCTTCCGACgctgtgaagtgcaggatgttcccaGCTACGTTCAAAGGCACAGTCATGGCGTGGTTTATCACGCTACCCCGAGGATCCATCACTAATTTCCGtgacttctcatcaaaattcctcgTCCAGTTTTCCACCAGTAAAACCAAGCAGGTGACAATTGATGATCTCTACAACGTCCGCCAATCTGAGGGCGAGACTCTGAAGCAGTATGTAAAACGATTCAGCGCAGCATCAGTCAAAATTGAGGAGTCAGAACCGCACACCTGTGCGCGTGCCTTCAAGAACGGGTTACAGCCGTGGAAGCTGAACAGAAAGTTGAGCCGCAAGCCGGCTCGGTCCATGGCGAAGATCCGAACGCGAGCAAACACCTACATTCTGGATGAGAAATATGATGCTTTCAAGCGAAGGCGCGCGAAAAAGGAGAAAGACGGCGAACCAGGGGACGCTTCGCCGGAAGAAAAGCGGAATAAGGAGATGGGAGAGGGCAGCAGAAAGCGAGACAGGAAGGTGAGGACAGGGGAAAAGATTGCGAAGGAGCCATTGTACCCTAAGAGAGAAAATTTTGAGCGCCGCAGACCGTGGCATCAAGCTGACCCTCGCCGACGAGAGGAGTCAGGTAAGAGCCTTAATGGACATCTGACGGAGTTGGTTCGAGATGTCAAGACAACTCACGCGGTTGAGGAGGGTGAGAAAGAGGCCGACCCGCCCCGAGTGGCGTTGGATAAAACAAAGTGGTGCGCGTACCACCGCTCGGCAGGCCACGACACGACGAGGGAGATTGCTTTACCCTGA